In the genome of Sphingomonas naphthae, one region contains:
- the paaB gene encoding 1,2-phenylacetyl-CoA epoxidase subunit PaaB codes for MNGEFPLWEVFVRAKNGLSHRHVGSVHASDAAMAVAGARDVYTRRMEGVSLWVVPSAAITASDPGDAAELFEPAADKVYRHPTFYVVPDNIKHI; via the coding sequence ATGAACGGCGAATTCCCGCTTTGGGAAGTGTTTGTCCGCGCGAAAAACGGACTGTCGCACCGCCATGTCGGCAGCGTCCACGCTTCGGACGCGGCGATGGCGGTGGCGGGCGCGCGCGACGTGTATACGCGGCGGATGGAAGGCGTGAGCCTGTGGGTCGTGCCCTCGGCGGCGATCACCGCCTCCGATCCGGGCGACGCGGCCGAATTGTTCGAGCCGGCGGCGGACAAGGTCTATCGTCACCCGACCTTTTATGTCGTTCCCGACAATATCAAGCATATCTGA
- the paaZ gene encoding phenylacetic acid degradation bifunctional protein PaaZ, whose product MKPLHLMSYVQGGWYAAQDRLETVASAVTGETVAELGTAGIDFAAMARHARQIGGPALRAMTFHERARMLKALAEAIMARKEELYALSAHTGATRGDGWIDIEGGAGTLFAYSSKGRRELPNDTVLLDGPPEILSKRGTFLGQHIYTPLQGVAVHINAFNFPCWGMLEKLGPTLLAGVPAIVKPASSTAYVTEACVRIMLEAGVLPDGALQLLSGSTGDLLDHLTCQDIVSFTGSAATAQKIQSNPVFARESVRFVAERDSLNATVLGPDATPDAPEFDLFVKEVVREMTTKAGQKCTAIRRTFVPRPLIDAVEQAIAARLAKVVVGDPAQEGVTMGALVSERQLRDVRATVAELAREARIVFGDPDADPLPGGAFLSPILLRCDAPWEAAGVHDKEAFGPVSTLMPYDDVADAIALCNRGQGSLVMSLFTYDPAVAAQVVAGAGAWHGRVLILDRDCARESTGHGSPLPGLVHGGPGRAGGGEEMGGIRGVHHYMQRTALQGSPRMLAAVGHRWVAGAPVADTPPHPFRLRFGELEIGKTVVTEARTISLADIEHFAEFTGDTFYAHMDEEAAAANPFFPGRVAHGYLILSFAAGLFVDPAPGPVLANYGLDSLRFLKPVSPGDAIRVRLTAKAKSQRNEEYGEVRWDALVTNQEDETVATYELLTMNAL is encoded by the coding sequence ATGAAGCCTCTGCATCTGATGAGCTATGTCCAGGGCGGCTGGTATGCCGCGCAGGACCGGCTGGAAACCGTCGCCTCGGCCGTCACCGGCGAGACCGTCGCCGAACTCGGCACCGCCGGCATCGATTTCGCCGCCATGGCGCGCCACGCCCGCCAGATCGGCGGCCCCGCGCTGCGGGCGATGACCTTCCACGAGCGCGCCCGGATGCTGAAGGCGCTGGCCGAGGCGATCATGGCCCGCAAGGAGGAATTGTACGCCCTCTCGGCCCACACCGGCGCGACGCGCGGCGATGGCTGGATCGACATCGAGGGCGGCGCCGGCACGCTCTTCGCTTATTCGTCCAAGGGCCGCCGCGAACTGCCCAACGACACCGTCCTGCTCGACGGGCCGCCCGAAATCCTGTCCAAGCGCGGCACCTTCCTCGGCCAGCATATCTATACCCCGCTCCAGGGCGTCGCGGTCCATATCAACGCCTTCAACTTCCCCTGCTGGGGGATGCTGGAGAAGCTCGGGCCGACGTTGCTCGCCGGCGTGCCCGCGATCGTGAAGCCCGCCTCGTCCACCGCCTACGTCACCGAAGCCTGCGTGCGGATCATGCTGGAGGCGGGCGTGCTGCCCGACGGCGCGCTGCAATTGCTGAGCGGATCGACCGGCGACCTGCTCGATCATCTCACCTGCCAGGATATCGTCTCCTTCACCGGATCGGCCGCGACCGCGCAAAAGATCCAGTCCAACCCGGTGTTCGCGCGTGAGAGCGTGCGCTTCGTCGCCGAGCGCGACAGCCTCAACGCCACCGTCCTCGGCCCCGACGCGACGCCGGACGCGCCCGAATTCGACCTGTTCGTGAAGGAGGTCGTCCGCGAGATGACCACCAAGGCGGGCCAGAAATGCACCGCCATCCGCCGCACCTTCGTCCCCCGCCCGCTGATCGACGCGGTCGAGCAGGCGATCGCAGCCCGGCTCGCCAAGGTGGTCGTCGGCGATCCCGCGCAGGAGGGCGTGACGATGGGCGCGCTCGTCAGCGAACGCCAGCTGCGCGATGTCCGCGCGACCGTCGCCGAACTCGCCCGCGAGGCACGCATCGTGTTCGGCGATCCCGATGCCGATCCGCTGCCCGGCGGCGCCTTCCTCTCGCCGATCCTGCTGCGCTGCGATGCCCCTTGGGAGGCCGCCGGCGTCCACGACAAGGAAGCCTTCGGCCCGGTCTCGACCCTGATGCCCTATGACGACGTCGCCGACGCGATCGCGCTGTGCAATCGCGGCCAGGGTTCGCTCGTGATGTCGCTGTTCACCTACGATCCCGCCGTCGCCGCGCAGGTGGTGGCGGGCGCCGGGGCCTGGCATGGCCGCGTGCTGATCCTCGATCGCGATTGCGCGCGGGAGTCGACCGGCCACGGCTCGCCGCTCCCCGGTCTCGTCCACGGCGGCCCCGGCCGCGCCGGTGGCGGCGAGGAGATGGGCGGCATCCGCGGCGTCCACCACTATATGCAGCGCACCGCGCTTCAGGGCAGCCCGCGCATGCTCGCCGCCGTCGGCCACCGCTGGGTCGCGGGCGCGCCGGTCGCCGACACGCCGCCGCACCCGTTCCGGCTGCGCTTCGGCGAACTGGAGATCGGCAAGACCGTCGTCACCGAAGCGCGCACGATCAGCCTGGCGGACATCGAGCATTTCGCCGAATTCACCGGCGACACCTTCTACGCCCACATGGACGAGGAGGCGGCCGCCGCGAACCCCTTCTTCCCGGGCCGGGTGGCGCACGGCTATCTTATCCTGAGCTTCGCCGCCGGCCTGTTCGTCGATCCCGCCCCCGGCCCGGTCCTCGCCAATTACGGGCTGGATTCGCTGCGCTTCCTCAAACCCGTCTCGCCCGGTGACGCGATCCGCGTGCGCCTGACCGCCAAGGCCAAGAGCCAGCGCAACGAGGAATATGGCGAAGTCCGCTGGGACGCGCTCGTCACCAATCAGGAAGACGAGACGGTCGCGACCTACGAACTCCTCACCATGAACGCGCTGTGA
- a CDS encoding EthD family reductase: MTVKLIALYQRPDDVDAFLDHYRQVHLPLIEKVPGLLRTIVNHTDKVLIGDTAPFLIAEMHFADPAAFDAAMASPENRAAGKDLMGFAKGLVTLIAAASTD, translated from the coding sequence ATGACCGTGAAGCTGATCGCGCTCTACCAGCGCCCCGACGATGTCGATGCCTTCCTCGATCACTATCGGCAGGTCCACCTGCCGCTGATCGAGAAGGTGCCCGGCCTGCTGCGGACAATCGTCAATCACACCGACAAGGTGCTGATCGGCGACACCGCCCCCTTCCTGATCGCCGAGATGCACTTCGCCGATCCGGCCGCCTTCGACGCCGCCATGGCCTCCCCCGAAAACCGCGCCGCCGGCAAGGATCTGATGGGTTTCGCCAAGGGCCTCGTCACCCTGATCGCGGCGGCCAGCACGGATTGA
- the paaG gene encoding 2-(1,2-epoxy-1,2-dihydrophenyl)acetyl-CoA isomerase PaaG → MDYETILFSLEDGVARLTLNRPDRLNSFTTVMHGEVQEALSRVEAEGARVFLLIGSGRGFCAGQDLSDRAVSPGDAPVDLGTSVENFYNPLIRRLVALPMPVICAVNGVAAGAGASIALAADIVIAARSAKFIQSFAAIGLIPDSGGTWILPRLVGHARAMGMALTGQPIPAETAADWGLIWQVVDDADLAATADALVAKFATAPTAGLAATKAMIRESWAHGLDEELDLQRDAMRRLGFTEDYREGVAAFLEKRTPAFKGR, encoded by the coding sequence ATGGACTATGAAACGATCCTCTTCTCGCTGGAGGATGGCGTCGCGCGGCTGACGCTCAACCGGCCGGATCGGCTCAACAGCTTCACCACCGTCATGCACGGCGAGGTGCAGGAGGCCTTGTCCCGCGTCGAGGCCGAGGGCGCCCGCGTATTCCTGCTGATCGGTTCGGGCCGGGGCTTCTGCGCCGGGCAGGATCTCTCCGATCGCGCCGTGTCGCCCGGCGACGCGCCGGTCGATCTGGGCACATCGGTCGAGAATTTCTACAATCCGCTGATCCGCCGGCTGGTCGCCCTGCCGATGCCGGTGATCTGCGCCGTCAACGGCGTGGCGGCCGGCGCCGGGGCCAGCATCGCGCTGGCCGCCGACATCGTCATCGCCGCGCGGTCGGCCAAATTCATCCAGTCCTTCGCGGCGATCGGCCTGATCCCCGATTCCGGCGGCACCTGGATCCTGCCGCGCCTCGTCGGCCACGCCCGCGCGATGGGCATGGCGCTCACCGGCCAGCCGATCCCCGCCGAAACCGCCGCCGACTGGGGCCTGATCTGGCAGGTCGTCGACGACGCCGATCTGGCCGCCACCGCCGACGCGCTCGTCGCCAAATTCGCCACCGCGCCCACCGCCGGCCTCGCCGCGACCAAGGCGATGATCCGCGAAAGCTGGGCGCACGGGCTGGACGAGGAACTCGATCTCCAGCGCGACGCCATGCGCCGGCTGGGGTTCACCGAAGACTATCGCGAGGGCGTCGCCGCCTTCCTCGAAAAGCGCACGCCGGCCTTCAAGGGCCGCTGA
- the pcaF gene encoding 3-oxoadipyl-CoA thiolase translates to MTDAFICDAVRTPIGRYGGALAGVRADDLAAIPIAALKARNPGVDWALLDDIVLGCANQAGEDNRDVARMAALLAGLGESAPGTTLNRLCGSGMDAVGTAARAIKAGEAGLYIAGGVESMTRAPFVMGKATSAFSRSAEIFDTTIGWRFINPLLKARFGVDSMPETAENVAQDFGVSRADQDAFAVRSQARAAAAQAAGRFDAEIVPVTIPQRKGDPVVVDRDEHPRATTVETLGKLKPIVRPDGTVTAGNASGVNDGAAAILVASEAAAKRHGLTPRARVVATSVVGVPPRIMGIGPAPASLSVLAKAGMTLDQIDLIELNEAFASQGLAVLRQLGLADDADHVNPNGGAIALGHPLGMSGARLVLTATEELQRSGKRFALCTMCIGVGQGIAMIIERV, encoded by the coding sequence ATGACCGACGCCTTCATCTGCGACGCGGTGCGCACGCCGATCGGCCGCTACGGCGGCGCGCTGGCCGGCGTCCGCGCGGACGATCTGGCGGCCATTCCGATCGCCGCCCTGAAGGCGCGCAATCCGGGTGTCGATTGGGCACTGCTCGACGATATCGTGCTGGGCTGCGCCAACCAGGCGGGCGAGGACAATCGTGACGTCGCGCGGATGGCGGCGCTGCTGGCGGGGCTCGGCGAGAGCGCGCCGGGCACGACGCTGAACCGCCTGTGCGGATCGGGGATGGATGCCGTCGGCACCGCCGCGCGGGCCATCAAGGCGGGCGAGGCGGGGCTCTATATCGCCGGCGGCGTCGAGAGCATGACCCGCGCGCCGTTCGTGATGGGCAAGGCGACGAGCGCCTTTTCCCGCAGCGCCGAGATATTCGACACGACGATCGGCTGGCGCTTCATCAATCCGCTGCTGAAGGCTCGCTTCGGGGTCGATTCGATGCCCGAGACGGCCGAGAACGTCGCGCAGGATTTCGGCGTGAGCCGCGCCGATCAGGACGCTTTCGCCGTCCGCAGTCAGGCGCGCGCCGCCGCCGCGCAGGCCGCTGGGCGCTTCGATGCCGAGATCGTTCCCGTCACGATCCCGCAGCGCAAGGGCGATCCGGTCGTCGTCGATCGCGACGAGCATCCCCGCGCCACCACTGTCGAGACGCTGGGCAAGCTGAAGCCGATCGTCCGCCCGGACGGCACGGTGACCGCCGGCAACGCATCGGGCGTGAACGATGGCGCGGCGGCGATCCTCGTCGCGTCGGAGGCGGCGGCCAAGCGGCATGGCCTCACCCCGCGCGCGCGAGTCGTCGCGACCAGCGTGGTCGGCGTGCCGCCGCGAATCATGGGTATCGGGCCGGCGCCGGCCAGCCTGTCCGTGCTCGCCAAGGCGGGGATGACGCTCGATCAGATCGACCTGATCGAACTGAACGAGGCGTTCGCGTCGCAGGGGCTGGCGGTGCTGCGCCAGCTCGGCCTGGCCGACGATGCCGATCATGTGAACCCCAACGGCGGGGCGATCGCGCTCGGCCATCCGCTCGGCATGTCGGGCGCGCGCCTCGTGCTGACGGCCACCGAGGAGCTTCAGCGCAGCGGCAAGCGCTTCGCCCTGTGTACGATGTGCATCGGCGTGGGGCAGGGCATCGCCATGATCATCGAGCGGGTGTGA
- the glcF gene encoding glycolate oxidase subunit GlcF: MKTDFSPALLADPAMAASEAVIRKCVHCGFCTATCPTYVLLGDELDSPRGRIYLMKEMLEQEREPTPEVVKHIDRCLSCLSCMTTCPSGVNYMHLVDHARAYIEERYRRPWKERLFRSLLAWVLPHPGRFRLALRLARLVSPARPVLAKLPALEPMAAMLALAPDTVPARASRRDGLIATPRGRVALLQGCAEPVLRPEFRAAAVRLLNRAGFDVIFAPGEGCCGALVHHMGREAESLDAARRNVDAWMAEIESRGLAAILVTASGCGTTIKDYGFMLRDDAAYADKAARVSALAKDISEFLIDAGLPAAGEVGGLTVAYHAACSLQHGQKVTEAPKKLLALAGFTVRTPAEAHLCCGSAGTYNILQPVIAGQLGDRKVANITKLAPDVIATGNIGCAMQIGQRTGIPIVHTVELLDWATGGPKPRAIA, encoded by the coding sequence ATGAAGACCGATTTCTCGCCCGCGCTGCTCGCCGATCCGGCGATGGCCGCCTCCGAAGCCGTGATCCGCAAATGCGTCCATTGCGGTTTCTGCACCGCGACCTGCCCGACCTATGTGCTGCTCGGCGACGAACTCGATAGCCCGCGCGGCCGCATCTATCTGATGAAGGAGATGCTGGAGCAGGAGCGCGAGCCGACGCCCGAGGTGGTCAAGCATATCGACCGCTGCCTCTCCTGCCTGTCGTGCATGACGACCTGCCCCTCGGGCGTGAACTACATGCACCTCGTCGATCATGCCCGCGCCTATATCGAGGAGCGGTATCGCCGGCCGTGGAAGGAGCGGCTGTTCCGGTCGCTGCTGGCGTGGGTGTTGCCGCATCCGGGGCGCTTCCGGCTGGCGCTGCGGCTGGCCCGACTGGTGAGCCCGGCCCGGCCGGTGCTGGCGAAGCTGCCAGCGCTGGAGCCGATGGCGGCGATGCTCGCGCTGGCGCCGGATACGGTGCCGGCCAGGGCGTCGAGGCGCGACGGCCTGATCGCCACGCCCAGGGGACGGGTCGCGCTGTTGCAGGGCTGCGCCGAACCCGTGCTACGCCCCGAATTCCGCGCGGCGGCGGTGCGGTTGCTCAACCGCGCCGGTTTTGACGTGATCTTCGCGCCCGGCGAGGGCTGCTGCGGCGCGCTGGTCCACCATATGGGGCGCGAGGCCGAGAGCCTCGATGCCGCGCGCCGCAACGTCGATGCGTGGATGGCCGAGATCGAGAGCCGGGGGCTGGCGGCGATCCTCGTCACCGCGTCCGGCTGCGGCACGACGATCAAGGATTACGGATTCATGCTGCGCGACGACGCGGCCTATGCCGACAAGGCCGCGCGCGTGTCGGCGCTGGCAAAGGACATCAGCGAATTCCTGATCGATGCCGGCCTGCCGGCGGCGGGCGAGGTGGGCGGGCTGACGGTCGCCTATCACGCCGCCTGCTCGCTCCAGCACGGGCAGAAGGTGACCGAGGCGCCCAAGAAGCTGCTCGCGCTGGCGGGCTTCACGGTGCGCACCCCGGCGGAGGCGCATCTGTGCTGCGGATCGGCCGGCACCTACAATATCCTGCAACCGGTGATCGCGGGCCAGTTGGGCGACCGCAAGGTCGCGAACATCACGAAGCTCGCGCCCGACGTGATCGCCACCGGCAACATCGGCTGCGCCATGCAGATCGGCCAGCGCACCGGCATCCCGATCGTCCACACCGTCGAACTGCTCGACTGGGCGACGGGCGGGCCGAAACCCCGGGCTATCGCCTGA
- a CDS encoding TetR/AcrR family transcriptional regulator, with product MARTQAADYDQRREAITATAAGLYARHGFLGASVSQIAAACKTSKSLIYHYYPSKEDILFDVMDLHVQSLVQAAREIDEGAGSPREKIALLARALMDRYAGAEDQHKVLLNELINLPPERRAIIVEHQRNLLDIFDRLLSEAQPGLGDDHPRRRALTMLFFGMVNWTHTWFDPSGPLQGATIADMASTMFLHGVEDAAKVG from the coding sequence ATGGCGCGCACCCAGGCGGCGGATTACGATCAACGGCGCGAGGCCATCACGGCCACGGCGGCCGGGCTCTATGCCCGGCATGGCTTCCTCGGCGCGTCGGTTTCGCAGATCGCGGCGGCGTGCAAGACGTCCAAGTCGCTGATCTACCATTATTATCCGTCGAAGGAGGATATCCTGTTCGACGTGATGGACCTGCACGTCCAGAGTCTGGTGCAGGCCGCGCGCGAGATCGACGAGGGGGCGGGCAGCCCGCGGGAGAAGATCGCCCTGCTCGCCCGCGCGCTGATGGACCGCTACGCGGGCGCCGAGGACCAGCACAAGGTGCTGCTCAACGAACTCATCAACCTGCCGCCCGAGCGGCGCGCGATCATCGTCGAGCATCAGCGCAACCTGCTCGATATCTTCGATCGGCTACTGAGCGAGGCCCAGCCCGGCCTCGGCGACGATCACCCCCGCCGCCGCGCGCTGACGATGCTGTTCTTCGGCATGGTCAACTGGACGCACACCTGGTTCGATCCCAGCGGGCCGCTACAGGGCGCCACCATCGCCGACATGGCCTCCACCATGTTCCTGCACGGCGTGGAAGATGCCGCCAAGGTCGGCTGA
- a CDS encoding FAD-binding protein codes for MAVHSPTSAEDVVAIVADAAAAGGTLEIVGGGSKAEIGAPARTGDRIDLRGLSGIVDYDPAELVLTVRAGTPLADIEALVAGEGQMLAFDPFDHGPIFGGPAGASTIGGVLAAGVGGSRRVSAGGARDHLLGFTAVSGRGERFVAGAKVVKNVTGYDLPKLACNSWGRLFALTEVTLKVLPRPRETATRLLRGLSAEQALRAMATAMGAQAEVAAAAHRPADGVTAFRLEGFGPSVAARLGLLDRLMADFGQTAPAGVEEADAFWGDMRTLAPLGDGTLWRISVPLLGVRALVAALEAAGARLLIDWAGALLWAAIEGEASMVRDAAAAVGAHAILVRGSEGERAATPAFQPQPPVLAALETRVRRAFDPAGVFETGRFA; via the coding sequence ATGGCGGTTCATTCTCCCACGAGCGCCGAGGATGTCGTCGCGATCGTCGCCGACGCGGCTGCGGCCGGCGGCACGCTGGAGATCGTCGGCGGCGGCAGCAAGGCCGAGATCGGCGCCCCCGCGCGCACGGGCGACCGGATCGACCTGCGCGGGCTGAGCGGGATCGTCGATTACGATCCGGCCGAACTGGTGCTGACAGTGCGGGCGGGCACGCCGCTGGCCGACATCGAGGCATTGGTGGCGGGCGAGGGCCAGATGCTGGCGTTCGATCCGTTCGATCATGGCCCGATTTTCGGCGGGCCGGCGGGCGCCAGCACGATCGGTGGGGTGCTGGCGGCGGGGGTCGGCGGATCGCGGCGGGTGTCGGCGGGCGGTGCGCGCGATCATCTGCTGGGGTTCACCGCCGTCTCCGGGCGGGGTGAGCGGTTCGTCGCGGGCGCCAAGGTGGTGAAGAACGTCACCGGCTACGATCTGCCCAAGCTCGCCTGCAACAGCTGGGGCCGCCTGTTCGCGCTGACCGAGGTGACCTTGAAGGTGCTGCCGCGCCCCCGCGAGACCGCCACCCGCCTGCTGCGCGGGCTGAGCGCCGAACAGGCGCTGCGGGCGATGGCCACGGCGATGGGGGCACAGGCCGAGGTGGCCGCCGCCGCGCATCGGCCGGCCGATGGCGTGACGGCGTTCCGGCTGGAGGGCTTCGGCCCCTCGGTCGCGGCGCGGCTGGGGCTGCTCGATCGGCTGATGGCGGATTTCGGCCAGACCGCGCCTGCCGGAGTGGAGGAAGCGGACGCCTTCTGGGGCGACATGCGGACCCTCGCGCCGCTGGGTGACGGGACGTTGTGGCGGATCAGCGTGCCTTTGCTCGGCGTGCGCGCGCTCGTCGCCGCGCTGGAGGCGGCCGGTGCGCGGCTGCTGATCGACTGGGCCGGGGCGCTGTTGTGGGCGGCGATCGAGGGCGAGGCGTCGATGGTGCGCGACGCGGCAGCGGCGGTCGGCGCCCATGCGATCCTGGTGCGCGGCAGCGAAGGCGAGCGCGCCGCGACCCCCGCGTTCCAGCCCCAGCCGCCGGTGCTGGCGGCGCTGGAAACGCGGGTGCGCCGCGCGTTCGATCCGGCCGGCGTGTTCGAGACGGGGCGTTTCGCATGA
- the paaA gene encoding 1,2-phenylacetyl-CoA epoxidase subunit PaaA: protein MYTTELSATPTRIAAAEGVEDAARLAEFDARVAADDFIEPKDWMPEAYRRTLIRQISQHAHSEIVGMLPEGNWITRAPSLRRKAILMAKVQDEAGHGLYLYCAAETLGISRDEMTQALLAGKAKYSTIFNYPTLTWADMGTIGWLVDGAAIMNQVPLQRTSYGPYARAMVRVCKEESFHQRQGYEAVMALAAGTPEQKAMAQDALDRWWWPSLMMFGPPDDNSPNTAQSMRWRIKRETNDELRQKFVDVTVPQAEALGLTIPDPDLVWNEAKGGYDFGTPDWDEFYAVVRGEGPVAMERMEARRKAWDDGAWVRDAAMEHAAKQRSQRLAA from the coding sequence ATGTACACCACCGAGCTGAGCGCGACTCCCACCCGCATCGCCGCCGCCGAGGGCGTCGAGGATGCGGCGCGGCTTGCCGAATTCGACGCGCGGGTCGCCGCCGACGATTTCATCGAGCCGAAGGACTGGATGCCGGAGGCGTATCGCCGCACCCTGATCCGCCAGATCTCGCAGCACGCGCACAGCGAGATCGTCGGCATGCTGCCCGAGGGCAATTGGATCACGCGCGCGCCGAGCTTGCGCCGCAAGGCGATCCTGATGGCCAAGGTGCAGGACGAGGCGGGCCACGGCCTCTACCTCTATTGCGCCGCCGAGACGCTCGGCATCTCGCGCGACGAGATGACGCAGGCGCTGCTGGCGGGGAAGGCGAAATACTCCACCATCTTCAACTATCCGACGCTGACCTGGGCCGACATGGGCACGATCGGCTGGCTGGTCGATGGCGCCGCGATCATGAACCAGGTGCCGTTGCAGCGGACGTCCTATGGCCCCTACGCCCGCGCGATGGTGCGGGTGTGCAAGGAGGAGAGCTTCCACCAGCGCCAGGGCTATGAGGCGGTGATGGCGCTCGCCGCCGGCACGCCCGAGCAGAAGGCGATGGCGCAGGACGCGCTCGATCGCTGGTGGTGGCCCTCGCTGATGATGTTCGGCCCGCCCGACGACAATTCGCCCAACACCGCCCAGTCGATGCGCTGGCGGATCAAGCGCGAGACCAATGACGAGCTGCGCCAGAAATTCGTCGACGTGACGGTGCCGCAGGCCGAGGCGCTCGGCCTGACGATCCCCGATCCCGATCTGGTGTGGAACGAGGCCAAGGGCGGCTATGATTTCGGCACGCCCGACTGGGACGAATTTTACGCCGTCGTGCGGGGCGAAGGCCCGGTCGCGATGGAGCGGATGGAAGCGCGCCGCAAGGCGTGGGACGATGGCGCCTGGGTGCGCGATGCCGCGATGGAACATGCCGCGAAGCAGCGGTCGCAACGTCTGGCCGCCTGA
- a CDS encoding GlcG/HbpS family heme-binding protein, which produces MSRISLAQANAIIAAALDKGGALGLKPLSVAVLDAGGHLIAFARQDGASTLRLQIASGKAGGALALGISSRKIADMAAERPSFVASLGPIAPHGVIPAAGGVIVVDGEGAPIGAVGVTGDTSDNDEICALAGIAAAGLTAQG; this is translated from the coding sequence GTGAGCCGCATTTCCCTCGCCCAGGCCAACGCCATCATCGCCGCCGCGCTCGACAAGGGGGGCGCGCTGGGGCTCAAGCCGCTCAGCGTCGCGGTGCTGGATGCCGGCGGGCATCTGATCGCCTTCGCCCGGCAGGATGGCGCCTCGACGCTGCGGTTGCAGATCGCGAGCGGCAAGGCGGGCGGGGCGTTGGCGCTCGGCATCTCGTCGCGCAAGATCGCGGATATGGCGGCGGAGCGGCCGAGTTTCGTCGCGTCGCTGGGGCCGATCGCGCCGCATGGCGTGATCCCGGCGGCGGGCGGCGTGATCGTGGTGGATGGCGAGGGCGCGCCGATCGGCGCGGTCGGCGTGACGGGCGACACGTCCGACAATGACGAGATCTGCGCGCTGGCGGGCATCGCCGCCGCTGGCCTGACCGCGCAGGGCTGA
- a CDS encoding FAD-linked oxidase C-terminal domain-containing protein — MSLKMPEPDQAVLARRTEIVAALRAIVPGEGVIDDVDALRPYESDGLTAYRQPPMVVVLPSDTAQVAAVLRWCHDNGVKVVPRGSGTSLSGGALPLADGVLLGLGKLNRVLGISYEARLAVVQPGVTNLAITRAVEEMGFYYAPDPSSQIACSIGGNIAENSGGVHCLKYGLTTNNVLGVELVTMDGEIVRIGGETLDPQGLDLLGVVVGSEGMLGVVTEVTVRILPKPETARAVLIGFSTVEGAGQCVADVIAGGIIPAGMEMMDRPAIHAAEAFVNVGYPLDVEALLIVELDGPEAECSHLIGEIERIALANGAVSARISQSEEERVAFWAGRKAAFPAVGRLSPDYYCMDGTIPRRRLPDVLDAMKELSAHYGLGVANVFHAGDGNLHPLILYDANVPGELDKAEAFGNDILRLCVKVGGVLTGEHGVGVEKRDLMPEMFSETDLRHQQRLKCAFDPELLLNPGKVFPTLHRCAELGRMHVHRGQVPFPELPRF, encoded by the coding sequence ATGTCGCTGAAAATGCCCGAGCCCGATCAGGCGGTGCTGGCCCGCCGCACGGAGATCGTCGCCGCGTTGCGGGCGATCGTGCCGGGCGAGGGGGTGATCGACGATGTGGATGCGCTGCGGCCCTATGAATCGGATGGGCTGACTGCCTATCGCCAGCCGCCGATGGTCGTCGTACTGCCGAGCGATACCGCCCAAGTCGCGGCGGTGCTGCGCTGGTGCCACGACAATGGCGTTAAGGTGGTGCCGCGCGGTTCGGGCACCTCGCTGTCGGGCGGTGCGCTGCCGCTGGCGGATGGCGTGCTGCTGGGGCTGGGCAAGCTCAACCGCGTGCTGGGCATCTCCTATGAGGCGCGGCTGGCGGTGGTGCAGCCGGGGGTCACTAACCTGGCCATCACGCGCGCCGTGGAGGAGATGGGCTTCTATTACGCGCCCGATCCGTCGAGCCAGATCGCCTGTTCGATCGGCGGCAATATCGCCGAAAATTCGGGCGGGGTGCATTGCCTGAAATATGGGCTGACCACCAACAACGTCCTCGGCGTCGAGCTGGTGACGATGGATGGCGAGATCGTGCGGATCGGCGGGGAGACGCTCGATCCGCAGGGGCTCGACCTGCTCGGCGTGGTGGTCGGCTCCGAGGGGATGCTCGGCGTCGTGACCGAGGTGACCGTCCGCATCCTGCCCAAGCCCGAGACGGCGCGCGCGGTGCTGATCGGTTTCTCCACCGTCGAGGGCGCGGGGCAGTGCGTGGCCGACGTGATCGCGGGTGGCATCATCCCGGCGGGCATGGAGATGATGGACCGGCCGGCGATCCATGCGGCCGAGGCGTTCGTCAACGTCGGCTATCCGCTCGATGTGGAGGCGCTGCTGATCGTCGAACTGGACGGGCCGGAGGCCGAATGCAGCCACTTGATCGGCGAGATCGAGCGGATCGCGCTGGCGAACGGCGCGGTTTCGGCGCGCATCTCGCAGAGCGAGGAGGAGCGGGTCGCCTTCTGGGCGGGGCGCAAGGCGGCCTTCCCGGCGGTCGGGCGGCTGTCGCCCGATTATTATTGCATGGACGGCACCATTCCGCGCCGCCGCCTGCCCGACGTGCTCGATGCCATGAAGGAATTGTCGGCGCACTACGGCCTGGGCGTGGCGAATGTGTTTCACGCGGGCGACGGCAATCTCCACCCGCTGATCCTCTACGATGCCAATGTGCCGGGCGAACTCGACAAGGCCGAGGCGTTCGGCAACGACATATTGCGGCTGTGCGTGAAGGTGGGCGGCGTGCTGACCGGCGAACATGGCGTCGGCGTCGAGAAGCGCGACCTGATGCCCGAAATGTTCAGCGAGACCGATCTGCGCCACCAGCAGCGGCTGAAATGCGCGTTCGATCCCGAATTGCTGCTCAACCCCGGGAAGGTCTTCCCGACGCTCCATCGCTGCGCCGAACTCGGGCGGATGCATGTCCACCGGGGGCAGGTGCCCTTCCCCGAACTGCCGCGCTTCTGA